Proteins from one bacterium genomic window:
- a CDS encoding slipin family protein → MDTITFIIVLVAVIILISIRQIDQYERGVMFTMGRFTGIKNPGWRLVFPIIQKMKKVDMRVKAVDVPDQKAITRDNISVNVNAVIYYKVADSGRAILEVEDFYYAVSQLAQTTMRNVVGEVELDELLSARDKISERIRSIVDIASDPWGIKVNNVELKDVGLPSDMERTIAKQAEAERERRAVIIKAEGEFASAEKMGQAADILSKSPGALHLRTLQSINDISSDQSNTIVFAVPLEVLRAFEGVNKTQKSADN, encoded by the coding sequence ATAACTTTCATAATAGTACTCGTAGCGGTCATTATACTTATAAGCATACGTCAGATTGATCAGTATGAGCGCGGAGTGATGTTTACTATGGGCAGATTCACCGGCATTAAAAATCCCGGCTGGCGGTTGGTTTTTCCCATAATTCAAAAAATGAAAAAAGTGGATATGCGTGTGAAAGCCGTGGATGTTCCGGACCAAAAAGCCATCACTCGTGACAACATTTCCGTAAACGTCAACGCGGTAATTTACTACAAGGTGGCGGATTCCGGAAGAGCTATCCTTGAAGTGGAAGATTTTTATTATGCCGTTTCTCAACTCGCCCAGACGACCATGCGAAATGTGGTAGGAGAGGTGGAATTGGATGAGCTTCTTTCCGCTCGGGACAAGATTTCAGAGCGAATTCGTTCCATCGTTGATATAGCGAGCGACCCTTGGGGCATAAAAGTCAACAATGTTGAACTAAAAGACGTGGGTTTGCCATCAGATATGGAAAGAACTATCGCCAAACAGGCGGAAGCCGAAAGAGAAAGAAGAGCGGTGATTATAAAAGCCGAAGGAGAATTTGCCTCTGCGGAAAAAATGGGTCAGGCGGCCGATATTTTGTCAAAAAGTCCCGGAGCCCTTCATTTGAGGACGCTTCAGTCAATAAACGATATAAGTTCAGACCAGTCAAACACTATTGTTTTCGCCGTGCCTCTTGAGGTCTTGAGGGCTTTTGAAGGAGTGAATAAAACTCAAAAAAGCGCGGATAATTGA